One Actinospica robiniae DSM 44927 genomic region harbors:
- a CDS encoding LolA family protein — translation MNETSKTSKTWYRRGSVRALVPLSVVAVVAGYAALAPTLASAAPSLPAISAQQLLTRVADSHVDGFSGTVSVTANLGLPELPNFVGSANPLSLITGTHLLQVSANGPAQQRIALMDQLSEYDVIHNGSQIWTYDSETNEVGKGTLDATGKAAGSAAEEKAEKQRELALASLTPQAAAQQLLAAITPTTQVSVGSPRTVAGRSAYLLVLKPKQQGSLIGEVEITVDSATGAPLGVALYPTGSATPFLDVAFTKVDLTAPPSSRFDFTPPKNAKVTPLDQSGGTKTPDGITPDTLDPQALGTGWLTAVELHGISLDQLNAALSSTGRAVESGKGSAATSPEADGGSQQLISGGVNGYLSTLLGSGKSVTGAFGTGKLYSTNVLTVLITDDDRVFLGPVTASVLEADAAKQGTK, via the coding sequence ATGAACGAGACGAGCAAGACGAGCAAGACCTGGTACCGCCGTGGGTCCGTCCGTGCCCTCGTGCCGCTGTCCGTCGTCGCCGTGGTCGCCGGTTACGCGGCTCTCGCGCCGACCCTCGCGAGCGCGGCGCCTTCACTGCCCGCGATCTCCGCGCAGCAGCTGCTGACCCGGGTCGCCGACTCGCACGTGGACGGGTTCTCCGGCACCGTGAGCGTCACCGCGAACCTGGGGCTGCCCGAGCTGCCGAACTTCGTCGGCAGCGCCAATCCGCTGTCCCTGATCACCGGGACGCACCTGCTCCAGGTCTCCGCGAACGGTCCGGCACAGCAGCGGATCGCGTTGATGGATCAGTTGTCGGAATACGACGTCATCCACAACGGCAGCCAGATCTGGACCTACGACAGCGAGACGAACGAGGTCGGCAAGGGCACGCTCGACGCGACGGGGAAGGCCGCGGGCAGTGCCGCCGAGGAGAAGGCCGAGAAGCAGCGGGAGCTCGCGCTCGCGTCGCTCACCCCGCAAGCCGCGGCGCAGCAGCTGCTGGCCGCGATCACGCCGACCACGCAGGTAAGCGTCGGCTCGCCGCGCACGGTCGCCGGCCGCTCGGCGTACCTGCTGGTGCTCAAGCCCAAGCAGCAGGGCTCGCTCATCGGCGAGGTCGAGATCACCGTGGACTCGGCCACCGGTGCGCCGCTGGGCGTCGCGCTCTACCCGACCGGGTCGGCCACGCCGTTCCTCGACGTCGCCTTCACGAAGGTGGACCTGACCGCCCCGCCGTCCTCCCGCTTCGACTTCACTCCGCCGAAGAACGCGAAGGTCACTCCGCTCGACCAGTCCGGCGGCACGAAGACGCCGGACGGGATCACGCCGGACACCCTCGATCCGCAGGCTCTCGGCACCGGCTGGCTCACCGCCGTGGAGCTGCACGGGATCAGCCTCGACCAGCTCAACGCGGCGCTGTCCTCCACCGGTCGCGCGGTCGAGTCCGGCAAGGGTTCGGCGGCTACCTCGCCCGAGGCCGACGGCGGCAGCCAGCAGCTGATCAGCGGTGGCGTCAACGGCTACCTCAGCACGCTGCTCGGCTCCGGCAAGAGCGTGACCGGCGCCTTCGGCACCGGGAAGCTGTACTCGACCAACGTGCTCACGGTCCTGATCACCGACGACGACCGGGTCTTCCTCGGCCCGGTGACCGCCAGTGTGCTCGAGGCGGACGCGGCGAAGCAGGGCACGAAGTGA
- a CDS encoding DUF1990 family protein → MSDVGGFTYPEVGATEDAGRLPSGYRYLEHRMRVGTGARDFATAGDAVLDWRLHAGMHVRPRADRPRAEAGARVTVHLGPNRPSWLCIAAPCEVVWTADEPRRRGFAYGTLLGHPERGEESFIVEWDGPEDSAEAAGAADPERAAETGAVWLTVRAFSVGAKWYSRAAGPIVPLLQHSYARTCGVVLRRLTRSA, encoded by the coding sequence ATGAGCGACGTGGGGGGATTCACCTATCCGGAGGTCGGTGCGACCGAGGATGCCGGGCGGCTGCCGAGCGGCTACCGGTATCTGGAGCATCGGATGCGGGTGGGAACCGGGGCGCGGGACTTCGCGACCGCCGGCGACGCGGTGCTCGATTGGCGCCTGCATGCCGGGATGCACGTGCGGCCGCGGGCGGATCGGCCGCGGGCTGAGGCGGGGGCGCGGGTCACCGTGCATCTCGGGCCCAACCGGCCGTCGTGGCTCTGTATAGCAGCGCCTTGCGAGGTCGTCTGGACGGCGGACGAGCCGCGCCGACGCGGGTTCGCGTACGGGACGCTGCTGGGGCATCCGGAGCGGGGCGAGGAGTCGTTCATCGTCGAGTGGGACGGGCCCGAGGACTCCGCCGAGGCGGCGGGCGCGGCCGACCCGGAGCGGGCGGCGGAGACCGGGGCAGTCTGGTTGACCGTCAGGGCCTTCAGCGTCGGGGCGAAGTGGTACAGCCGGGCAGCCGGGCCGATAGTCCCCCTTCTTCAGCATTCGTATGCTCGCACCTGTGGCGTAGTGCTGCGTCGGCTTACTCGTTCGGCTTAA
- a CDS encoding M48 family metalloprotease, with the protein MRMRRTGLVGSARTKTVVLISVFSLLALGTGELSGGREGLVVAVVVLVVVLGYAYHNADTLALRTMHAQPIGEAGAPVLYRIVRELSYQARRPMPRIYVSPTESPNAFAAGRDPRNASVCCTVGLLRTLDEHELRAVIAHELAHVYNRDVLVSSVAGALAGALVWSASLLWLLPGLGGSEDDEGWADLLVTFLLGPLAAVLVRTAVGRSREYQADACAARLTGDPLSLATALRKLEAGVRANPLRGGPGPLSGIGHLMIVHPFGEAKSRGGFRGLCSTHPPVAERIARLERLAGIRTTVEK; encoded by the coding sequence TTGAGGATGCGCAGAACTGGACTGGTGGGTTCGGCACGGACGAAGACCGTCGTGCTGATCTCAGTGTTCAGTCTGCTCGCCCTCGGCACGGGCGAGCTCTCCGGCGGGCGCGAGGGCCTGGTGGTGGCCGTCGTGGTGCTGGTCGTCGTGCTGGGCTACGCGTATCACAACGCCGACACCCTCGCTCTGCGCACCATGCACGCCCAGCCGATCGGCGAAGCCGGCGCGCCGGTGCTCTACCGGATCGTGCGGGAGCTCTCCTACCAGGCGCGGCGCCCGATGCCGCGGATCTACGTCTCCCCGACCGAATCCCCCAACGCATTCGCGGCCGGCCGCGACCCGCGCAACGCCTCGGTGTGCTGTACGGTCGGCCTGCTGCGCACCCTGGACGAGCACGAGCTGCGCGCGGTCATCGCGCACGAGCTCGCGCACGTCTACAACCGCGACGTCCTGGTCTCCTCGGTGGCCGGCGCCCTGGCCGGCGCGCTGGTCTGGTCGGCCAGCCTGCTCTGGCTGCTGCCGGGCCTCGGCGGCAGCGAGGACGACGAGGGCTGGGCCGACCTGCTGGTCACCTTCCTGCTCGGCCCGCTGGCGGCGGTCCTGGTGCGCACCGCGGTCGGCCGCTCCCGCGAGTACCAGGCGGACGCCTGCGCCGCGCGGCTGACCGGAGACCCGCTCTCGCTCGCCACCGCCCTGCGCAAGCTCGAAGCCGGCGTGCGCGCGAACCCGCTGCGCGGCGGCCCCGGACCGCTCTCCGGCATCGGCCACCTGATGATCGTGCACCCCTTCGGCGAGGCCAAGAGCCGCGGCGGCTTCCGCGGCCTGTGCTCGACCCACCCGCCGGTGGCCGAGCGCATCGCCCGCCTCGAGCGCCTCGCCGGCATCCGCACCACCGTGGAGAAGTGA
- a CDS encoding ABC transporter permease → MATETAEPAATASAPTAPAAPSPPGTAAKAPAALAALAGPEADASATTVPTNKRRSVTARLGGWLLVNELRTMFRRNRNLVLLAALAAIPVAIGIAIKVTEHSRGQDAGGFLTQVSNNGLFLVFAALSLTLPIFLPMALGVVSGDSISGEAAQGTLRYLLVAPVGRVRLLAVKGVSLAVFCLVSTTVVALAALATGLALFPSGPVTLLSGDSIGMGAATVKAAWITLLVAASLLGLAALGLFVSTLTDTPIAAMAVATGVTIVCGIVQAIPQLSSIQPWLYTAQWPSYADVLRDPVYLADIEHNLVIQAGYVVVFTLAAWARLTTRDVSS, encoded by the coding sequence GTGGCTACGGAGACGGCGGAACCTGCGGCAACCGCGTCGGCGCCGACGGCACCGGCAGCACCGTCGCCACCTGGAACAGCCGCAAAGGCGCCGGCCGCACTGGCCGCGCTGGCCGGGCCGGAAGCGGACGCATCCGCCACCACTGTCCCCACGAACAAGCGACGCTCCGTCACCGCCCGCCTCGGCGGCTGGCTGCTGGTGAATGAGCTGCGCACGATGTTCCGGCGCAACCGGAATCTCGTCCTGCTCGCCGCGCTCGCCGCGATCCCGGTCGCCATCGGCATCGCGATCAAGGTCACCGAGCACAGTCGTGGTCAGGACGCGGGCGGTTTCCTGACGCAGGTGTCGAACAACGGGCTCTTCCTCGTCTTCGCCGCGCTCTCGCTCACGTTGCCGATCTTCCTGCCCATGGCGCTCGGCGTCGTCTCCGGCGACTCGATCTCGGGCGAGGCGGCACAGGGCACGCTGCGGTACCTGCTGGTCGCGCCGGTCGGGCGGGTGCGCCTGCTCGCGGTCAAGGGCGTCTCGCTGGCGGTGTTCTGCCTGGTGTCCACGACCGTGGTCGCGCTCGCGGCGCTGGCGACGGGGCTGGCGCTGTTCCCGAGCGGCCCGGTGACGTTGCTCTCCGGCGACTCGATCGGCATGGGCGCGGCGACGGTGAAGGCGGCGTGGATCACGCTGCTGGTGGCCGCTTCGCTGCTCGGCCTGGCGGCCCTCGGCCTGTTCGTCAGCACGCTGACCGACACGCCGATCGCGGCCATGGCGGTGGCGACCGGAGTGACGATCGTGTGCGGAATCGTCCAGGCGATCCCGCAGCTCTCGTCGATCCAGCCGTGGCTCTACACGGCCCAGTGGCCGTCCTACGCGGACGTGCTGCGCGATCCGGTCTACCTCGCGGACATCGAGCACAACCTGGTGATCCAGGCCGGATACGTCGTGGTGTTCACGCTCGCGGCGTGGGCGCGGCTGACGACGCGTGACGTGAGCAGCTGA
- a CDS encoding YajQ family cyclic di-GMP-binding protein codes for MASESSFDVVSKVDRQEVDNALGQTGRELTQRFDFKNTGASISWSGEKIEMRAGTEERVKAVLDVFKDKLIKRGISLKTLEAGEPAASGKEYKISAEVTEGISQENAKKVAKLIRDEGPKGIKAQIQGDELRVTSKSRDDLQEVIALLKGQDFDFAVQFTNYR; via the coding sequence ATGGCGAGCGAGTCGAGTTTCGACGTGGTCAGCAAGGTGGACCGGCAGGAAGTGGACAACGCGCTCGGCCAGACAGGCCGTGAGCTCACGCAGCGCTTCGACTTCAAGAACACCGGCGCGTCCATCTCCTGGAGCGGCGAGAAGATCGAGATGCGGGCGGGCACGGAGGAGCGGGTCAAGGCCGTGCTCGACGTGTTCAAGGACAAGCTGATCAAGCGCGGCATCTCGCTCAAGACGCTGGAGGCGGGCGAGCCGGCCGCGTCCGGCAAGGAGTACAAGATCAGCGCCGAGGTGACCGAGGGCATCAGCCAGGAGAACGCCAAGAAGGTGGCCAAGCTGATCCGCGATGAGGGGCCGAAGGGCATCAAGGCGCAGATTCAGGGCGACGAGCTGCGGGTGACCTCGAAGTCGCGCGACGACCTGCAGGAGGTCATCGCGCTGCTCAAGGGGCAGGACTTCGACTTCGCGGTGCAGTTCACGAACTACCGCTGA
- a CDS encoding ABC transporter ATP-binding protein — translation MSVGVEVAETTASAEAPAIATSGLSKRFRGGQLAVDTLDLSVPQGAVFGFLGPNGSGKTTTIRMLLGLITPTAGGCRLFGESVDASNVRTLTRVGALIEGPAHYPYLSGRANLARYDAADRTADPATRAARIDRALDQVGLGSAAGKKAKNYSLGMKQRLGLASALLQPRDLLILDEPTNGLDPQGMREIRSLIALLAGQGTTVFLSSHLLDEIEQVCTDVAIMSRGRLVSQGSVTQLRAGLRARLAVTTPDPADAARVLAEQGGDDIQVVDQRVDCAAREDLAPDVVCAALVAAGVRVLSFGVERPSLEDAFVALTGEGFDVAG, via the coding sequence GTGAGCGTCGGGGTCGAGGTGGCCGAAACGACGGCGTCCGCAGAGGCGCCGGCGATCGCCACCAGCGGGCTGTCCAAACGCTTCCGAGGCGGCCAGTTGGCGGTGGACACGCTGGATCTGAGCGTGCCTCAGGGCGCGGTGTTCGGCTTCCTCGGCCCCAACGGCTCGGGCAAGACGACCACGATCCGGATGCTGCTCGGCTTGATCACGCCGACCGCGGGCGGCTGCCGGCTGTTCGGCGAGAGCGTGGACGCGAGCAACGTCCGCACACTCACCCGGGTCGGCGCGTTGATCGAGGGTCCGGCGCACTACCCGTACCTGAGCGGCCGGGCGAACCTGGCCCGCTACGACGCGGCCGACCGCACCGCCGACCCGGCCACCCGCGCGGCCCGGATCGACCGCGCGCTCGACCAGGTCGGCCTGGGCAGCGCGGCGGGGAAGAAGGCGAAGAACTACTCGCTCGGCATGAAGCAGCGGCTCGGGCTCGCCAGCGCGCTGCTGCAGCCGCGCGACCTGCTGATCCTCGACGAGCCGACCAACGGCCTCGACCCGCAGGGCATGCGCGAGATCCGCTCGCTCATCGCCCTGCTGGCCGGGCAGGGCACGACGGTCTTCCTCTCCTCGCACCTGCTCGACGAGATCGAGCAGGTGTGTACGGACGTGGCGATCATGAGCCGCGGCCGCCTGGTGAGCCAGGGCTCGGTGACGCAGCTGCGGGCCGGCCTGCGGGCGAGGCTGGCGGTGACGACGCCCGACCCGGCCGACGCCGCGCGTGTGCTGGCGGAGCAGGGTGGAGATGACATCCAGGTCGTCGACCAGCGGGTGGACTGCGCGGCACGCGAGGATCTGGCGCCCGACGTGGTGTGCGCGGCGCTGGTGGCCGCGGGTGTACGGGTGCTGTCCTTCGGGGTGGAGCGGCCGTCGTTGGAGGACGCGTTCGTGGCTTTGACCGGAGAAGGTTTCGATGTCGCAGGGTGA